From Silurus meridionalis isolate SWU-2019-XX chromosome 14, ASM1480568v1, whole genome shotgun sequence, a single genomic window includes:
- the LOC124397124 gene encoding BAH and coiled-coil domain-containing protein 1 isoform X1, with translation MESRDFGAPAHLLSERGALVHRAASRITSSGHSSVQHAAAFPPGKYYPSHLPMATHSGSGLMGNSSASFMGTFLASSLGSSPSHPPHPSRPPSSPSSPPCRGGPHSTASQIWFPHSHEAPPGYPRFSGSLAHTFLPISHLDHHANSGVLYGQHHFYDTQKENFYLRSLPSQPPLISANHNIPPMSRTEPGNTQGSCSRDTGSVVNLQKGLKEASIDKGMVSGTKDKERSSGKHEPKDRHPHNQHSQSQHLQSHQSQHHSQLPSTMDTMNGMERHKASLLMEYKDHSQSMGKPLSACLLNGKMQNGDSRRGVGSKVSMTSCGGEGMGRGPGDSTNTHARHIINNNTGRCTKEAVSGEMRISEQPLPDCVERGQVLHQSLSYSVPPPLSMASATGGGHPGSFHCLQLHPSHQHHTQHPHHSHHSHHHPDFFCPPPPAPITNPTLHEKGVCSNGTREPKATRPTFVPSVGHLGEKAGGLFQLGNPECQGVTGGGSSTKEKAMEKASGGVGHPGNWHRKQQEHQQQQQPPPQKQHPYRKAEKAPDWMHNNDQLQQQQQNHLQQHQAVRSHSADCINSMDTDVYRSALTQEPKTGHLLTHLNNVNTHSYQDCSHSRSTPNSSPLAKTLSQQGPGSGGGSCSMQREGQKVARIRHQQHGRTSSSASSAELGQTSSSQEMKQKIDMSSYAYNNSGQHHSHQQSPVPPWAMHPHHVHLEDDQRRAYMEPVSGAANRRQQPHQHQSGGMGPPPAPAQNQQEVLGPQAEGSAMKNLLKYSNQQQPLLLSQKTPFGGLGSLKTGPNSTNCTLQTGKTTLPSRKVINNDNERHDCGGRSREIGEVAHGEGEVRQPPVGIAVAVARQKEPICRPPDNHPSSCQGRVHSGMKGISRPMYPPDSSREEDRKRMSGEHMGVTGGHPCLNRERETFIRDNKERVEFARIHPSNSCRGDLTSHLMVPGGTSLQSGQLGDPAAHSHSAHHHWMPRTASPSLWMTGHSYGISHTGLHQNLPPGFSATMPAPLQPVLPLPQDPSAQLVVLPSEPTAHPATHHLDVMEQPGLWPPVYRARGPPSHMQHPAVYSRSQFLRQPELYALQQHQQLQHQQHPGHQQPPQPPQQHRGAHSIEIQHRNTHNQMQKKPEDHGACGMELQDILSESRNHKATKSYTYGSTNRASSPPRASAAHMSPCCQSPCMHPHPKSTPSTPCPVPSPAATVPCSPAISPAPSQLPNITENQDKRTKGQPPQDFPQSMEPDLPPGYTYPGISMAYRGGPSPQDVQLAEPADLEAIPVEPVEHAPTPLSSIGEGPECHAIVRPITESQLQVEEKNEEDLAQEQTQGVLKQSGESDTVGCCVPVEHEQAQGEAAMLISHSEEALACEEVPCPGGWLEEPVHKDSTIVCQEEGSLLEQDNVVSELKPCTAPAPEHPCVPINLSDYQPGTTAEVVEEETEMEAQVEDCKPIFSAPSSPISVTPFPQPIVPSYWSLELLIAAAFCGDCPPPSPPVSTTSQGCAGPFYASTYGMELLSEVADLERQQEHHSADKIEGQEQIIFDLQSLATLAVARALELDSKANSMADAEKQCPAKRTLNLRRKCNWTPRHEPVCPVKSAMDAIDSQELAMRVRLADLQRRYKEKQKELVKLQRKHDHQKEETPRSPARRGPGRPRKRKSTGFGPVPPEPQKKVKSMGVVLNLLTEESGRGGGDLMKKRRLSNRGFGRLGAVQIKMQSNQKSSLHEHHMAQLKSKPAVSRTIRDRETLGSAHLYNSQRSPKVDSRLSNMTANESEGQSDTGSGDSGTQESWKGLRNSKKKSEAALNRASACVRQPQARAQDVTEDGETFAEDTESSEQEEEEAESNYNIDEGHTIKVPPSRELPSSSILKDPSPSSVVKLEVNQKAKNKRERQELYGSQVRSNTDGEVKIKKKPHCRSAPNNTAKGLGVRRRPGRPRLQEKLWAGHYRKPAGLLSFSTTSERLRRATRKSSMLRGVLSKTKSCWSAVVQSSQGDDTCKRRTRFRQSKGRAVSRLLESFAADDGFQLGEDSSFSDEDEDDDDENFSSSTRNSPAPPNCVLTKELLSEGLKILISKEDELLYAARVRTLDLPDIYSIVIDGERGNRPRIYSLEQLLQEAVLDVRPETEALLTEGTRVCAYWSERSRCLYPGYVRRGGSNNECKPGGVMVEFDDGDRGWISLRNIRLLPAGYQINLDAESNPTLVSNGQTDKIISSQEGRSSQIDRSSEKTSSKEEAKIKEKPMRKPGRPKGSGLKRFISDSDKTSASPLTWPSIAQPRKRAPVNLFQLNGSGTKKATKNKEAGFPHASVSTTTPAKCIFNSRSFEVDSFSSIANGYSSFCSQSSSMPIEGRNSPCGQGRKSEESDVPRGRKNEVLIKLDHEGVMNPKNKSSKALLMLGGSGFGSKGIGAPPKPDTYSHPVLLVKDKRKGDSSRAELLPIQRKPSPSLIVSKHGEMGHSCHRDCHSSYSDMDEEDEEEEERRRRSESVLVPASDGIRMAGRFLSHLSVSSSSSGSSSSSSSGSVSTSSVCSSDNDSSYSSEDDENSTLLLQSCLTPHHSLLHSHKATTRPPQHSFVAKAMAVSSAKGGNVDSAARKPLKRKECLSSSTKTSKDLVKRQKLLADHSRPKVSPCMPARQLWRWSGDPTQRRGLKGKARKLYYKSIVRGRDTVHVGDCAVFLSAGRPHLPYIGRIESFWESWTSSMVVKVKWFYHPEETNLGKRHHDGKQHALYQSCHEDENDVQTISHKCQVVSRKEYEHLSRNSKPGSNLQDLYYLAGTYDPTSGQLLTADGVSILC, from the exons TTATGGAGTACAAGGACCATTCACAGAGCATGGGTAAGCCTCTTAGTGCCTGTCTGCTTAATGGAAAGATGCAAAATGGAGACTCTCGGCGTGGTGTTGGGTCCAAAGTATCTATGACAAGCTGTGGAGGAGAAGGCATGGGCAGGGGTCCTGGAGACTCAACAAATACACATGCCAGACACATAATTAACAACAATACTGGCCGTTGCACAAAAGAAGCTGTAAGCGGGGAGATGAGGATCAGCGAGCAACCCCTCCCTGATTGTGTGGAGAGGGGTCAGGTGCTACACCAATCTTTGTCATACTCTGTGCCTCCTCCTTTGTCCATGGCTTCAGCAACTGGTGGTGGTCATCCAGGCAGCTTTCACTGTTTACAGCTCCATCCTAGTCATCAGCATCATACCCAGCACCCACACCACAGCCACCACTCCCACCATCACCCAGATTTTTTCTGCCCTCCTCCCCCTGCCCCGATCACCAATCCTACTTTACATGAAAAAGGTGTCTGCAGCAATGGAACAAGAGAACCTAAAGCAACCAGACCCACATTTGTACCATCTGTAGGACATCTTGGGGAAAAAGCTGGAGGCCTTTTTCAACTGGGAAACCCTGAATGCCAAGGGGTAACTGGTGGGGGAAGCAGTACCAAAGAAAAGGCAATGGAAAAGGCAAGTGGGGGTGTGGGGCATCCAGGGAACTGGCACAGAAAACAACAGGagcaccaacaacaacaacaacctccTCCACAAAAGCAGCATCCCtacagaaaagcagaaaaagccCCTGACTGGATGCATAACAATGATCAATtgcaacaacagcagcagaacCATCTTCAGCAACATCAAGCTGTGCGGTCTCATAGTGCAGACTGTATCAATAGTATGGACACAGATGTTTATAGATCAGCTCTTACACAGGAACCCAAAACTGGCCACCTCTTAACTCACCTTAATAATGTTAACACACATTCCTATCAGGATTGCTCACATTCTAGATCAACTCCTAACTCCTCACCTCTTGCTAAGACCCTGTCTCAGCAAGGACCTGGTTCTGGAGGTGGGAGTTGCTCCATGCAAAGAGAAGGCCAAAAGGTTGCCCGTATCCGGCACCAACAGCATGGCAGAACGAGTTCAAGTGCTTCCTCAGCAGAGCTGGGCCAGACCAGTAGCAGTCAAGAGATGAAGCAGAAAATTGATATGTCCTCATACGCTTATAATAACAGTGGGCAGCATCATTCACATCAGCAATCACCTGTGCCACCATGGGCAATGCACCCCCATCATGTCCACCTGGAGGATGATCAACGCAGAGCTTATATGGAGCCTGTCAGTGGAGCTGCCAATAGGAGGCAGCAGCCCCATCAACACCAGTCAGGTGGAATGGGACCCCCACCTGCTCCTGCACAGAACCAGCAGGAGGTTTTGGGCCCACAGGCAGAGGGTAGTGCAATGAAAAACCTTCTGAAGTATAGCAACCAGCAGCAGCCTCTCCTTCTGTCTCAGAAAACCCCATTTGGGGGACTGGGAAGCCTTAAAACAGGACCTAACAGCACAAACTGCACCTTACAAACTGGCAAAACAACTCTGCCTTCTAGAAAAGTCATAAACAACGATAACGAAAGGCATGACTGTGGAGGACGGAGCAGAGAGATAGGAGAGGTGGCTCATGGAGAGGGGGAAGTCCGGCAACCCCCTGTGGGTATTGCAGTTGCTGTGGCACGGCAGAAAGAACCAATCTGCAGACCGCCTGACAACCATCCAAGCAGCTGCCAGGGGCGGGTCCACTCTGGCATGAAAG gTATTTCGCGGCCCATGTATCCCCCAGACTCATCTAGAGAGGAGGACAGGAAAAGAATGAGTGGGGAGCACATGGGTGTCACTGGGGGTCATCCATGCctgaacagagaaagagaaacttTTATCAG ggACAACAAAGAAAGAGTAGAATTTGCAAGAATCCATCCCTCCAATAGTTGCCGTGGTGACCTCACCTCTCATTTGATGGTGCCTGGTGGCACTTCCCTGCAGTCGGGCCAGTTGGGAGACCCTGCTGCACATTCCCACTCTGCGCACCACCATTGGATGCCCCGCACAGCAAGTCCCTCCCTCTGGATGACAGGTCATTCCTATG GTATAAGCCATACTGGTCTCCACCAGAATCTTCCCCCAGGGTTCTCTGCAACTATGCCTGCTCCCCTCCAGCCTGTACTTCCCCTGCCCCAGGACCCTTCTGCCCAGCTGGTGGTTTTACCTTCTGAGCCTACTGCCCATCCAGCCACTCATCACTTGG ATGTGATGGAGCAGCCAGGTCTGTGGCCCCCAGTGTATAGGGCCCGAGGGCCTCCCTCCCACATGCAGCATCCCGCTGTGTACTCTCGCTCCCAGTTTCTACGGCAACCAGAACTGTATGCACTCCAGCAACATCAGCAACTGCAGCATCAGCAACACCCTGGCCATCAGCAGCCTCCTCAACCACCACAGCAACATAGAGGAGCACACAGCATCGAGATTCAGCACAGAAATACTCACAACCAG ATGCAGAAGAAACCTGAGGACCATGGAGCATGTGGCATGGAGTTACAGGATATCCTGTCTGAGTCCAGGAACCACAAAGCTACCAAGTCTTATACCTATGGCTCTACAAACCGTGCTTCATCACCTCCTAGGGCCTCTGCTGCACACATGTCACCTTGCTGTCAGTCACCATGTATGCATCCTCATCCGAAAAGCACCCCCTCCACCCCCTGCCCTGTCCCTAGTCCTGCCGCTACTGTGCCCTGCTCTCCTGCTATTAGCCCTGCTCCATCACAATTACCCAATATAACAGAAAACCAGGACAAGAGAACAAAGGGCCAGCCACCACAAGACTTCCCTCAGTCTATGGAACCAG aTCTTCCACCTGGATATACCTATCCAGGAATCTCCATGGCATACAGAGGTGGACCTTCCCCACAGGATGTACAACTAGCTGAGCCAGCTGATTTGGAAGCTATTCCGGTTGAGCCAGTTGAGCATGCTCCAACACCTCTGTCCAGTATTGGAGAAGGGCCAGAGTGCCATGCTATAGTAAGGCCCATCACTGAGTCCCAGTTGCAAGTGGAGGAGAAAAATGAGGAAGATTTGGCACAAGAGCAGACACAAGGTGTGCTGAAGCAGAGTGGAGAATCAGACACAGTgggttgctgtgtacctgtggAGCATGAACAAGCACAGGGAGAAGCAGCAATGCTCATTAGCCACTCTGAAGAGGCATTAGCCTGCGAAGAAGTACCTTGTCCAGGTGGTTGGTTAGAGGAACCAGTACACAAGGACTCTACCATAGTCTGTCAGGAGGAAGGTAGCCTTCTTGAGCAGGACAATGTTGTATCTGAGCTGAAGCCATGCACAGCACCAGCTCCCGAGCATCCTTGTGTTCCAATTAATCTAAGTGACTACCAACCTGGCACAACTGCTGAGGTAGTGGAAGAAGAGACAGAAATGGAAGCTCAGGTGGAAGACTGTAAACCAATCTTCTCTGCTCCTTCATCTCCTATCAGTGTCACTCCCTTCCCACAGCCAATTGTGCCAAGCTATTGGAGCCTGGAGCTCCTGATTGCTGCTGCCTTTTGCGGAGACTGCCCTCCCCCCTCCCCACCTGTTTCCACGACTTCTCAGGGCTGTGCTGGCCCCTTTTATGCCAGTACATATGGTATGGAGCTCCTTAGTGAGGTGGCCGATCTGGAGCGCCAACAGGAACACCACAGTGCAGACAAAATTGAAG GACAAGAACAAATAATATTTGACCTCCAGAGTCTCGCTACTTTGGCAGTGGCTCGTGCCCTGGAGTTGGACTCCAAGGCAAACAGCATGGCAGATGCTGAGAAGCAGTGTCCAGCCAAAAGAACCCTCAACCTGCGGCGGAAATGCAATTGGACCCCTCGCCATGAGCCA GTGTGTCCTGTGAAAAGTGCTATGGATGCTATAGACAGTCAGGAACTGGCTATGCGAGTGAGGCTGGCAGACTTACAAAGGCGCTACAAAGAGAAGCAGAAGGAGTTAGTCAAGCTTCAGAGGAAGCATGACCACCA GAAAGAGGAGACTCCACGTAGTCCTGCGCGTCGGGGCCCTGGCCGACCTCGAAAACGGAAATCAACAGGTTTTGGGCCTGTTCCTCCTGAGCCACAAAAGAAAGTCAA GTCCATGGGGGTGGTGCTTAATCTGCTGACAGAGGAGTCAGGAAGAGGAGGTGGGGATTTAATGAAGAAGAGGAGGCTATCCAACCGAGGGTTTGGTCGTCTTGGAGCTGTACAG ATAAAGATGCAATCCAACCAAAAGAGCAGCCTCCATGAGCATCACATGGCACAGCTGAAGTCCAAACCTGCTGTCAGTAGAACTATCAGGGACCGTGAAACCTTGGGGTCTGCTCACTTGTACAATTCTCAGCGCAGCCCAAAAGTGGATTCCAGACTCTCTAACATGACAGCCAATGAATCTGAAGGCCAAAGTGACACAG GCAGTGGAGACAGCGGCACTCAGGAGAGCTGGAAAGGCCTGAGGAATAGTAAGAAGAAGAGTGAGGCGGCTTTAAACCGAGCATCAGCCTGTGTGCGGCAGCCTCAGGCCAGAGCACAGGACGTGACAGAGGACGGGGAAACATTTGCAGAGGATACAGAGTCCTCTGAGCAAG AAGAGGAGGAAGCAGAAAGCAATTACAACATCGATGAAGGCCATACCATCAAAGTCCCACCCTCCAGGGAGCTTCCATCCAGCTCCATCCTAAAAGACCCCTCCCCTTCCTCTGTTGTGAAACTGGAAGTCAATCAGAAGGCAAAGAATAAAAGAGAACGACAGGAGCTGTATG GTTCCCAGGTTCGGTCAAATACAGACGGTGaggtgaaaataaagaaaaagcccCACTGCAGGTCAGCACCAAACAATACAGCTAAGGGCTTGGGGGTGAGGAGGAGACCAGGGCGTCCCAGGCTGCAGGAAAAGCTGTGGGCTGGTCACTATCGTAAACCTGCAGGCCTCTTGTCTTTCTCCACCACCAGTGAAAGGCTGAGGAGAGCTACTCGGAAGAGCTCCATGCTCCGTGGAGTGCTTAGCAAG ACGAAAAGTTGTTGGTCAGCTGTCGTCCAGTCTTCTCAGGGTGATGACACCTGTAAACGGAGGACCAGATTTAGACAG TCTAAAGGGCGTGCAGTCAGTCGTCTTTTGGAGAGCTTCGCAGCAGATGATGGATTCCAACTGGGTGAAGATAGCAGCTTTTccgatgaggatgaggatgatgatgatgagaactTTTCTTCAAGCACCAGAAATTCTCCAG CTCCTCCAAACTGTGTACTGACCAAAGAGCTACTGTCTGAAGGGCTCAAAATTCTCATCAGTAAAGAAGATGAGCTACTGTATGCTGCCCGAGTGAGAACTTTAGATCTCCCTGACAT ctACAGCATTGTTATCGATGGGGAGAGAGGAAACCGCCCCAGAATCTACTCCCTGGAGCAGCTCTTGCAGGAAGCA GTTTTGGATGTGCGTCCAGAAACAGAGGCATTGCTAACCGAAGGAACAAGAGTGTGCGCCTATTGGAGTGAACGCTCGCGATGTCTTTACCCAGGCTATGTGCGCAGGG GTGGCTCTAATAATGAGTGTAAGCCAGGTGGAGTGATGGTAGAGTTTGATGATGGGGACAGAGGATGGATCTCTCTCCGCAACATTCGTCTCCTTCCAGCTGGATACCAGATTAACT TAGATGCTGAGTCCAATCCTACATTGGTTTCCAATGGTCAAACAGACAAGATCATTTCAAGTCAAGAGGGAAGAAGCTCACAGATTGACCGATCCTCTGAAAAAACATCAAGCAAAGAGGAAGCCAAAATCAAGGAGAAGCCAATGAGAAAACCAG GGAGACCTAAAGGATCAGGACTGAAGAGGTTTATCTCAGATAGCGATAAAACCTCAGCATCTCCACTTACTTGGCCATCAATAGCTCAGCCTAGAAAGAGAGCGCCTGTCAATTTGTTTCAACTTAATGGATCAGGAACCAAAAAGGCCACGAAGAACAAAGAGGCAGGATTTCCTCATGCTTCAGTCTCTACGACAACACCAGCCAAATGCATCTTCAATAGCAGGTCCTTTGAGGTGGACTCTTTTAGTAGTATTGCTAATGGCTACTCATCATTCTGCAGCCAGTCCTCTAGTATGCCTATTGAGGGCAGGAACAGTCCCTGTGGTCAGGGCAGAAAGTCTGAGGAATCTGATGTGCCCCGGGGAAGGAAAAATGAAGTCCTGATAAAGCTGGATCACGAGGGGGTAATGAATCCCAAGAACAAGAGCAGCAAGGCACTTCTAATGTTAGGGGGTTCTGGGTTTGGCTCTAAAGGTATTGGTGCTCCACCCAAGCCTGATACATATTCTCACCCAGTTCTGTTGGTAAAGGACAAAAGGAAGGGAGACAGCTCTCGGGCAGAGCTCCTACCAATCCAGAGAAAGCCATCCCCATCCTTGATAGTGAGCAAGCATGGAGAAATGGGCCATAGTTGCCACAGGGACTGTCACAGCTCTTATTCAGACATGGATGAggaagacgaagaagaagaggaaaggaggagaagaagtgAATCAGTTTTGGTCCCAGCTTCTGATGGCATAAGAATGGCTGGTCGTTTCCTCTCCCATCTCTCtgtttcctcttcttcttcgggGTCATCTAGCTCTTCTAGTTCAGGCTCTGTTTCTACCTCCAGTGTTTGCTCCTCTGACAATGACTCCTCCTATAGCTCAGAAGATGATGAGAACTCCACATTGCTCCTGCAAAGCTGCCTAACTCCCCATCACTCCCTACTTCATTCCCATAAAGCTACTACCAGACCTCCACAGCATTCATTTGTGGCCAAGGCTATGGCTGTCTCTAGTGCTAAAGGTGGTAATGTTGACAGTGCTGCTCGCAAGCCCCTGAAAAGGAAAGAGTGTCTCAGTTCATCTACCAAAACTTCCAAAGACCTGGTCAAGAGACAAAAACTACTGGCTGACCATAGTAGGCCCAAAGTCTCTCCCTGCATGCCAGCAAGGCAATTGTGGAGATGGTCTGGGGATCCCACCCAG AGACGTGGGCTAAAAGGGAAAGCTCGTAAACTCTACTACAAGTCCATAGTCCGTGGCAGGGACACGGTGCATGTAGGAGACTGTGCAGTGTTCCTGTCAGCTGGCCGTCCCCACCTACCCTACATTGGCCGCATTGAGAGCTTCTGGGAGTCCTGGACCAGCAGTATGGTAGTGAAGGTCAAGTGGTTCTACCATCCTGAAGAGACCAATCTTGGCAAGAGACATCATGATGGCAAG CAGCATGCCCTTTATCAGTCATGCCACGAGGATGAAAATGATGTGCAGACAATCTCTCATAAGTGCCAGGTTGTGAGCCGTAAGGAATATGAGCATCTGAGCCGCAACAGTAAGCCTGGAAGCAACCTTCAGGACCTCTACTATCTGGCTGGTACTTACGACCCCACCAGTGGCCAGCTGCTTACTGCAGACGGAGTGTCTATCCTCTGCTAG